The Sulfurospirillum halorespirans DSM 13726 genome has a window encoding:
- a CDS encoding HDIG domain-containing metalloprotein, which produces MPTREEAFALLKAYNGAALTTHGLAVEGTMRYFARKAGEDEEKWGIVGLLHDLDYEKYPELHCTKTAEIMREKGYSEEIIRAIVSHGWGICSDVEPLSPMEKTLYAVDELTGLITACALVRPSKSVMDLELSSAKKKFKDKGFAAGASREVISKGADMLGVSLDELITDVIAAMRAIAPSLGLELKN; this is translated from the coding sequence ATGCCAACACGAGAAGAGGCGTTTGCCTTGTTGAAAGCCTATAATGGCGCGGCACTTACAACCCATGGATTAGCCGTTGAGGGAACGATGCGTTATTTTGCACGAAAAGCAGGCGAAGATGAGGAAAAATGGGGAATTGTCGGACTTTTGCACGATCTGGACTATGAAAAATACCCAGAGCTTCACTGCACAAAAACCGCAGAAATTATGCGTGAAAAGGGCTATAGTGAGGAGATTATACGCGCTATCGTCTCTCATGGCTGGGGCATTTGCTCCGATGTCGAACCTCTCAGTCCAATGGAGAAAACCCTTTATGCTGTGGATGAACTTACTGGGCTTATCACCGCGTGTGCGCTGGTCAGACCAAGCAAATCGGTGATGGATTTGGAGCTCTCATCGGCGAAAAAGAAGTTTAAAGACAAAGGTTTTGCCGCAGGGGCAAGCAGGGAAGTCATTTCAAAAGGGGCGGATATGCTGGGTGTGAGTTTGGATGAGCTCATTACCGATGTGATTGCCGCAATGAGAGCGATTGCACCCTCATTGGGACTGGAGCTGAAAAACTAG
- a CDS encoding glutamate synthase subunit beta has product MREYKTIAKAYPRKRPAEERVEDYYPIYHNFEESEANAQASRCLQCPIDLLRGLESEFTFCRTGCPLNNNIPRWLKKTYEHDYLSAFELSNARSPFPEILGRVCPKKGLCESSCTLEKTEYHAVSIGNVEVFLNEKAYEQGAIPDYGQAEGRKFKVAVVGSGPASLSCATFLLRSNIEVELYERENRVGGLLMYGIPNFKLPKSVILRRFEWMKEAGMKVHLSTEVGKDVSLSELQEKFDAVFLGLGVPKGRSADMENEDANGVHQVMTLLTQTQKNIFDHALQKSVLRNKHVVVIGGGDSAMDALRTAIRHKAKSVTCVYRRGEESMPGSRGEVINAKEEGVQFIFNALPKKALVDDEHRVVGLEIMETYTDENKRLQTKPHSVQTLPADSIILALGFEAKHFSFYDELNLAVGRSNTLIVDENKETSHPFIFAGGDVVRGANLVVNAALDGRTAAVAIARKLGVLEDQKLYM; this is encoded by the coding sequence ATGAGAGAATATAAAACAATCGCAAAAGCCTATCCAAGAAAGCGCCCAGCAGAGGAACGCGTTGAGGATTATTACCCTATCTATCATAACTTTGAAGAGAGCGAAGCAAACGCGCAAGCGAGCCGTTGTCTGCAATGCCCGATTGATCTTTTGCGCGGACTTGAGAGTGAGTTTACGTTTTGTCGCACAGGCTGTCCGCTCAATAACAACATTCCAAGATGGCTTAAAAAAACCTATGAGCATGACTATTTAAGCGCGTTTGAACTCTCCAATGCACGCTCACCTTTTCCTGAAATTCTGGGTCGCGTCTGCCCCAAAAAAGGGCTCTGTGAAAGTTCATGCACACTCGAAAAAACAGAATACCACGCGGTTTCCATCGGCAATGTCGAAGTCTTTTTAAATGAAAAAGCATACGAACAAGGCGCTATTCCCGATTACGGACAAGCGGAAGGTCGAAAGTTCAAAGTCGCCGTTGTGGGCAGTGGCCCTGCGAGTCTGAGCTGTGCGACGTTTTTGCTTCGCTCCAACATCGAAGTCGAGCTGTATGAGCGAGAAAACCGTGTCGGCGGACTTTTGATGTACGGCATTCCCAACTTTAAACTGCCCAAAAGTGTCATCTTACGACGTTTTGAGTGGATGAAAGAGGCGGGCATGAAAGTGCATCTGAGCACCGAAGTGGGAAAAGATGTGAGCCTCAGCGAGCTTCAAGAGAAGTTTGATGCCGTCTTTTTGGGGCTTGGTGTGCCCAAAGGTCGCAGTGCCGACATGGAAAATGAAGATGCAAATGGTGTGCATCAAGTCATGACGCTCCTCACCCAAACGCAAAAAAATATTTTCGATCATGCCCTCCAAAAATCAGTTTTACGCAACAAACACGTTGTCGTCATCGGTGGTGGAGACTCCGCGATGGACGCCCTTCGTACCGCTATTCGCCATAAAGCCAAAAGCGTGACCTGTGTCTACCGCAGGGGCGAAGAGAGTATGCCTGGAAGTCGGGGCGAGGTCATTAACGCCAAAGAAGAAGGGGTACAGTTTATCTTTAATGCCCTTCCTAAAAAAGCGTTGGTGGACGATGAGCATCGTGTTGTGGGACTTGAAATCATGGAAACCTACACCGATGAGAACAAGCGCCTGCAAACCAAACCGCACAGTGTTCAAACCTTGCCAGCCGATAGCATCATCCTAGCCCTTGGTTTTGAAGCAAAACATTTTAGTTTCTACGATGAGCTCAACCTCGCCGTAGGTCGCTCAAACACGTTGATCGTTGATGAGAATAAAGAGACAAGCCACCCTTTTATCTTCGCAGGTGGCGATGTAGTGAGAGGCGCAAATTTGGTTGTCAATGCCGCGTTAGATGGCAGAACTGCCGCTGTAGCGATCGCTCGGAAACTGGGTGTTTTGGAAGATCAGAAGCTTTACATGTAA
- a CDS encoding BON domain-containing protein, producing MRHSVYKHPATMKYSFIAAAIVAVILSTSISAYASDMDDQIESSFKKSFVFKTYLKDEHIKIASKEGVVTLSGEVFDDAHKPMAGNTAEAITGVKSVDNQIVIREDRLPENSDTWIRMKVQTALVFHSNVSASKTEVSVKNGVVTLKGEAESSAKKELTTQYAKKVEGVKSVINNMKLSKSETMGEKIDDASITAQVKMTLLLHSSTSAIRTSVTTKDGVAMVSGKAQNAAEVDLVTKLVEDVDGVIGVVNTMSIDASLKN from the coding sequence TTGAGACACTCAGTGTATAAACATCCAGCGACAATGAAATACTCATTTATAGCAGCAGCGATTGTTGCGGTTATTCTTTCAACGAGTATCTCAGCGTACGCGTCTGATATGGATGACCAAATTGAGTCATCGTTTAAAAAGAGTTTTGTTTTCAAGACCTATTTAAAAGATGAGCACATCAAAATTGCTTCAAAAGAGGGTGTGGTTACGCTCTCCGGCGAAGTGTTTGATGATGCGCATAAACCAATGGCAGGTAATACTGCTGAAGCCATTACTGGTGTTAAAAGTGTCGACAATCAGATTGTAATCCGTGAAGATCGTCTTCCTGAAAACTCCGATACATGGATCAGAATGAAAGTACAAACAGCGCTTGTGTTTCACAGCAATGTAAGTGCAAGTAAAACGGAAGTTAGCGTTAAAAATGGCGTTGTTACCCTAAAAGGCGAGGCTGAAAGTTCTGCTAAAAAAGAGCTGACAACCCAATACGCCAAAAAAGTGGAAGGTGTTAAAAGTGTCATAAACAATATGAAACTTTCAAAATCTGAAACCATGGGTGAAAAAATAGATGACGCTTCCATCACAGCTCAAGTCAAAATGACCTTGTTGCTTCATAGCTCAACGAGTGCGATCCGTACCAGTGTCACCACCAAAGATGGTGTTGCCATGGTAAGTGGAAAAGCACAAAATGCTGCTGAAGTAGACTTGGTTACCAAACTTGTCGAAGATGTTGACGGTGTTATCGGTGTTGTCAATACCATGAGTATTGACGCATCATTGAAAAATTAA
- a CDS encoding 4Fe-4S dicluster domain-containing protein has protein sequence MNAYKGKITFDKEQCVLCQTCVFVCPAGAINISCVEPQRYDFIIWHNTCTVCGNCTYFCPTGAITLSNTLAEATPQSEKYTSITANMVEYTQCPNCHEPMINVPLTMLKRGFKNVSNPITALFKLCPKCRREHTFKQRVL, from the coding sequence ATGAATGCCTACAAAGGAAAAATCACGTTCGATAAAGAGCAGTGTGTTCTGTGCCAAACCTGTGTATTTGTCTGCCCTGCAGGAGCGATCAACATCTCGTGTGTTGAGCCCCAACGCTACGACTTCATCATCTGGCATAACACCTGTACCGTGTGCGGCAACTGTACTTACTTCTGCCCAACGGGTGCTATCACGCTAAGTAACACGCTGGCGGAAGCGACACCGCAAAGTGAAAAGTACACTTCCATTACTGCCAATATGGTTGAGTATACGCAGTGTCCCAACTGTCATGAACCGATGATAAATGTTCCTCTAACGATGCTTAAACGTGGGTTTAAAAACGTGAGTAACCCTATTACCGCTCTGTTTAAACTCTGCCCAAAATGCAGGCGTGAACATACTTTCAAACAAAGAGTCCTCTAA
- a CDS encoding NADH-quinone oxidoreductase subunit C has protein sequence MKSLHVKLNDVLGALKLGCHFDKKGDSLWCEIDDKALLLSLAEILQTMNARVCMITAHQKEDAHELVYHFDLDGIMINVKLHITDKSVPSITPLFKSADWTERELSEIYGIAILNHPNPKRLFLDEAIKENVLKEYYSLSSAMSGKVSQALWNRVKAEEGVLHG, from the coding sequence ATGAAATCTTTACATGTAAAACTCAATGACGTTCTTGGTGCCTTAAAATTGGGGTGCCATTTTGATAAGAAAGGTGATAGCCTTTGGTGCGAAATAGACGATAAAGCCCTACTTTTAAGCCTTGCCGAAATCCTTCAAACCATGAATGCTCGGGTCTGTATGATCACCGCGCATCAAAAGGAAGATGCACATGAACTGGTCTATCACTTCGACCTTGATGGCATTATGATCAATGTCAAACTGCACATCACCGACAAAAGTGTTCCCTCCATCACACCACTGTTTAAAAGTGCGGACTGGACGGAGAGGGAACTTTCTGAAATTTATGGTATTGCTATCCTCAATCACCCCAATCCCAAACGCCTTTTTCTTGATGAAGCGATTAAAGAGAATGTTCTTAAAGAGTACTATTCGCTTTCCTCAGCCATGAGTGGCAAAGTCAGCCAAGCACTGTGGAACCGCGTCAAAGCAGAAGAAGGAGTCCTTCATGGATAA
- a CDS encoding FIST N-terminal domain-containing protein, which produces MKIYTYRFVSHEDFALFIALKELNLAPNIFVMCYSGIDDQAINQEILSSIKTLLPQASIMGSTTDGEIFETEVMVHSFVLSLTTFESTNLQIELFPCDQDSFRSGQMIANEGVKLGAKVAIIVADGIVTNGDYLMDGVNSIAPSLVVAGGLAGDNGRYEESFIFCDTQIHSKSIVVGYLISDTLEVYHTKSFNWAPMGPKFKVTRADKNCIYTVDDISVLELYRKYLGSALAQKLPLGGIEFPFVFYKEGHLIGRAPIRLNNDGSVVFAGNINEGEIIQFGFGDIDAILSDAREIISDLAEFGPEKVMIFSCMTRKNFLGEDAHNDFEGLASIAPTTGFFTYGEFFHDSDHKCNFLLNETMTVLGLKEASAVSKANMQQKKNLPHKKISRHHRYSETFDALLHIGRQTALELGALNSTLNTKVEEAVKRYQASEELIIIQARSAIIGEMLSMIAHQWRQPLSIIGMVINKIRLSTMSNPTKDEALITDIDVVDRNVSYLSNTIEDFKNFFKPEVKKEWHTASKICEQLRSLADPILKMYKIELEITLNDDKQFFIYGSELVQVLLSIVSNAKDAIFEQQKENGKISIVCEYKPLKSIYRFTISDNGGSIAADMIKVMFEPYVSSKGITGTGLGLYMAKTIIEKHFRGTISGKNIEGGACIIIDFPITTKEPLLLLEPKLLA; this is translated from the coding sequence ATGAAAATATACACCTATCGTTTTGTCTCACACGAAGATTTTGCCCTGTTTATCGCCCTTAAAGAGCTCAATCTTGCCCCCAATATTTTTGTGATGTGCTACTCTGGCATCGACGATCAAGCGATCAACCAAGAGATACTTTCTAGCATCAAAACGCTTCTGCCCCAAGCGTCCATCATGGGTTCCACCACCGATGGGGAGATCTTTGAAACCGAGGTGATGGTGCACTCCTTTGTCCTCTCCCTCACGACGTTTGAGAGCACAAACTTGCAGATTGAGCTTTTCCCGTGCGATCAAGACTCTTTCAGATCAGGGCAGATGATCGCCAATGAAGGGGTGAAATTAGGGGCGAAAGTGGCGATTATCGTCGCGGATGGCATTGTCACCAATGGTGATTATTTGATGGATGGTGTGAACTCCATTGCCCCTTCTTTAGTCGTCGCAGGAGGACTTGCGGGAGATAACGGACGGTATGAAGAGAGTTTCATCTTTTGCGACACACAGATTCATTCCAAATCCATCGTGGTGGGCTATCTCATCAGCGACACGCTTGAAGTCTATCACACCAAAAGCTTTAACTGGGCACCCATGGGACCCAAATTTAAGGTCACGCGCGCCGATAAAAATTGTATCTACACGGTCGATGACATCTCGGTATTGGAGCTTTACCGCAAGTATTTAGGCTCCGCATTAGCGCAAAAACTTCCTCTTGGCGGCATCGAATTTCCGTTTGTTTTTTACAAAGAGGGACATCTGATCGGGCGGGCACCTATTCGCCTCAACAATGATGGTTCGGTCGTTTTTGCGGGCAATATCAATGAAGGCGAAATCATTCAGTTTGGCTTTGGCGACATCGATGCCATTTTATCGGACGCGAGAGAAATCATCTCCGATTTAGCCGAATTTGGACCTGAAAAAGTGATGATCTTTTCGTGTATGACACGCAAAAACTTTTTAGGGGAAGATGCACATAACGACTTTGAAGGACTCGCGTCCATAGCACCCACGACGGGATTTTTTACCTATGGAGAGTTCTTTCACGATTCCGATCACAAATGCAATTTTCTGCTCAATGAAACCATGACCGTCTTGGGACTTAAAGAAGCATCTGCAGTTTCCAAAGCCAATATGCAGCAGAAAAAAAACCTTCCTCACAAGAAGATTTCACGTCATCATCGCTACTCTGAGACGTTTGATGCACTTTTGCATATTGGCAGACAAACAGCCTTGGAGCTTGGAGCGCTGAATTCAACGCTCAACACCAAAGTCGAAGAGGCGGTCAAACGTTATCAGGCTTCGGAGGAGCTCATCATTATCCAAGCACGTTCTGCCATTATCGGTGAGATGCTCAGTATGATCGCTCATCAATGGCGCCAACCTCTCTCGATCATCGGGATGGTCATCAACAAAATACGCCTCTCTACCATGAGTAATCCAACCAAAGATGAAGCGCTTATAACCGACATCGACGTCGTGGATCGCAATGTAAGTTACCTCTCCAATACCATTGAAGATTTTAAAAACTTTTTTAAACCTGAGGTGAAAAAAGAGTGGCATACCGCTTCAAAGATTTGTGAGCAACTGCGCTCCCTTGCCGATCCGATTCTTAAAATGTATAAAATTGAGTTAGAGATCACTTTGAATGATGATAAACAGTTTTTTATCTATGGAAGTGAGCTGGTGCAAGTGTTGCTCTCCATCGTCTCAAACGCCAAAGATGCGATCTTTGAGCAACAAAAAGAGAATGGAAAAATCAGCATCGTTTGTGAATACAAACCGCTTAAATCCATCTACCGTTTCACGATTTCGGACAACGGTGGAAGCATCGCTGCAGATATGATTAAGGTGATGTTCGAGCCTTACGTCTCTAGCAAAGGCATTACAGGAACGGGACTGGGGCTTTATATGGCGAAGACGATCATTGAAAAGCATTTTAGAGGAACGATCAGCGGTAAAAATATTGAAGGTGGAGCGTGTATTATTATCGATTTTCCGATAACAACCAAAGAGCCTCTCCTCTTGCTTGAGCCTAAATTACTCGCATAA
- a CDS encoding NADH-quinone oxidoreductase subunit B family protein — protein MIDNNINVYRINAGSCNGCDVELLASILVPKFGFDTLHCTYTNTPEEANIVIVTGSITTRSKPFLEATLKRLPDEKVVVAMGICPITGGVFRDSYSIEGPLDRFVNVDVNIAGCPPSPQSIVDGLIKACALWKEKVSA, from the coding sequence ATGATAGATAATAATATTAACGTTTATCGTATCAACGCAGGTTCCTGTAATGGCTGTGATGTCGAGCTTTTGGCAAGCATCCTTGTTCCCAAATTTGGCTTTGACACGCTTCATTGCACCTACACCAACACTCCTGAAGAGGCAAATATTGTCATCGTCACGGGTTCCATCACCACGCGTTCTAAACCTTTTTTAGAAGCCACGCTCAAACGATTGCCCGATGAAAAAGTGGTCGTTGCCATGGGAATTTGCCCGATCACGGGTGGCGTATTTCGTGATAGCTACTCCATTGAAGGACCACTGGATCGCTTTGTGAATGTCGATGTCAACATCGCTGGCTGTCCGCCCTCACCGCAGAGCATCGTCGATGGACTCATTAAAGCCTGTGCGCTTTGGAAAGAGAAGGTGAGTGCATGA
- a CDS encoding nickel-dependent hydrogenase large subunit has product MDNTKVILGPFDVALEEPVYFKIEPNRDGKTIKTVDMINGFVHRGIESIVLQRNFLQNLIITEKVCALCSNNHPFTYCMAVEKIAGLSLPERALYLRVVADEIKRIASHLFNLGMLSHLIHNKALMTQFLETREDFQDLKESIWGNRMDLSANTIGGVKFDLDAKLIASIKTTLDQNRSKIEAFIALFETDATLISRLSGVGVLGYEDALRLGVVGPVARASGVNNDVRKRSPYAAYDKLSFDVVLQKDGDVLSRAKVRLYEILESMKLLHQALDALPKGDIVLPTRTLIPEGEAISRTEAPRGELVYYLKTNGSQKPERMKWRVPTYMNWEALKVMMPNNSIDDVALIFNSIDPCISCTER; this is encoded by the coding sequence ATGGATAACACCAAAGTCATTTTAGGACCGTTTGATGTGGCACTTGAAGAGCCCGTTTATTTTAAAATCGAACCCAATCGTGATGGTAAAACGATCAAAACGGTTGACATGATCAACGGATTTGTTCACCGTGGCATCGAGTCTATCGTGCTTCAACGAAATTTTTTGCAAAATCTCATCATCACCGAAAAAGTCTGCGCACTCTGCTCAAACAACCACCCGTTTACCTACTGCATGGCGGTGGAGAAGATCGCAGGACTCAGCCTTCCTGAACGAGCTCTTTACCTTCGTGTTGTTGCCGATGAGATCAAGCGCATCGCAAGCCATCTTTTTAACCTTGGTATGCTCAGCCATCTCATTCACAACAAAGCGTTGATGACACAGTTTTTAGAGACACGTGAAGATTTCCAAGACCTGAAAGAGTCCATTTGGGGCAATCGCATGGACTTAAGCGCCAACACGATTGGTGGCGTAAAATTTGATCTGGATGCCAAACTGATCGCTTCCATCAAAACGACACTGGATCAAAACAGAAGCAAGATCGAAGCATTTATCGCTCTGTTTGAAACCGATGCCACGCTCATTTCCAGACTCTCTGGTGTGGGTGTTTTGGGCTATGAAGACGCACTCAGACTTGGCGTTGTAGGTCCTGTAGCACGTGCGAGTGGTGTGAACAATGATGTGCGAAAACGCTCTCCGTATGCCGCGTATGACAAACTCTCTTTTGATGTCGTGCTTCAAAAAGATGGCGATGTACTCTCACGCGCCAAAGTGAGACTGTATGAAATTTTAGAGTCCATGAAACTGCTCCATCAAGCACTGGACGCCCTTCCAAAAGGCGATATTGTACTTCCAACACGCACACTCATTCCAGAAGGTGAAGCCATCTCTCGCACCGAAGCGCCGCGTGGTGAGCTGGTGTATTACCTTAAAACCAATGGCAGTCAAAAGCCTGAGCGGATGAAGTGGCGCGTGCCGACCTATATGAACTGGGAAGCGCTTAAAGTGATGATGCCAAACAATAGCATTGACGATGTTGCACTGATTTTCAACAGCATCGATCCTTGTATCTCTTGTACCGAGCGTTAA
- a CDS encoding 4Fe-4S dicluster domain-containing protein, which produces MRHRFILADSTKCVGCLSCELACAASYQGIAFEEAYTTKVPLISRNRVVKVETKTAPLQCMHCEDAPCAIICPHGVIERMDGFIKLHEEACVGCGCCSLVCPYGAIIMIQKEDRRVAVKCNLCFSHPQGPSCVRVCTTDAIRLVDYDTFETLMAAKG; this is translated from the coding sequence ATGAGACATCGATTTATTTTAGCCGATAGCACCAAATGTGTGGGGTGTTTGAGTTGTGAGTTGGCATGTGCCGCCAGTTACCAAGGCATTGCCTTTGAGGAAGCCTACACCACCAAAGTGCCGCTGATTTCGCGGAATCGTGTGGTAAAAGTGGAAACCAAAACGGCACCACTTCAGTGTATGCACTGCGAAGATGCACCCTGTGCGATTATCTGTCCGCATGGCGTCATTGAGCGGATGGATGGGTTTATCAAACTGCATGAAGAAGCGTGTGTCGGGTGCGGATGCTGTTCACTCGTCTGCCCGTATGGCGCGATTATCATGATTCAAAAAGAAGACCGACGCGTTGCGGTGAAATGCAATCTCTGCTTTAGCCATCCGCAAGGGCCTTCGTGCGTGCGTGTCTGCACCACCGATGCGATTCGTCTGGTCGATTACGATACGTTTGAAACGCTTATGGCAGCCAAAGGCTAA
- a CDS encoding PA2779 family protein: MNIAKLILAFSLSLSLFSTTMFAGVISAQDVLQESHSSASIDGFLAKQEVQAKLAELGVSSENIQNRIASLTDEEIAQINEQIESMPAGGSAGGAILGVLVFIFIVLLITDILGFTKVFNFTKSVQ, translated from the coding sequence ATGAACATTGCAAAACTGATTCTTGCCTTTAGTCTCTCCCTTTCTCTCTTTAGTACCACGATGTTTGCAGGCGTTATCAGCGCACAAGATGTGTTGCAGGAGTCTCACTCAAGTGCTAGTATTGATGGTTTTTTAGCAAAACAAGAGGTGCAAGCTAAACTTGCGGAACTCGGTGTTAGCAGCGAAAATATTCAAAATAGAATCGCTTCGTTAACCGATGAAGAAATCGCGCAAATCAACGAACAAATAGAATCAATGCCTGCGGGTGGTAGTGCAGGTGGAGCCATCTTGGGTGTTTTGGTTTTCATCTTTATCGTTCTTTTAATTACCGATATTTTAGGCTTTACCAAAGTGTTTAACTTTACGAAAAGTGTGCAATGA
- a CDS encoding PA2778 family cysteine peptidase translates to MKRLLLCATLLLFTGCVSKNYDYLSADKSIVESKKLSLTIYPQEAYFCGPASLATLLTHQNVEFVYGDVVGTTFTPELLGSLQMEMKATARRYGLIPYALNPGLAPILSEVSNNTPVLVLFNLGLTPLPAWHYAVVTGFDKADKKVFLSAPKGDQTWMSFDDFEMFSQRGGSWAIVALKPPLLPIASNEPAMIRAITDMYDVGYKEQAKLSAINYVATYPSSTLGSVMLANMYMEMQDYLNATAEYKRALALKPHDPVLLNNLAQSLMRENKLREAKQYALEAVDIGGVFSVEYQKTLEEIKRRLQE, encoded by the coding sequence ATGAAACGCTTACTTCTCTGCGCAACCCTTTTGCTTTTTACGGGGTGTGTCTCTAAGAATTATGACTATTTATCTGCGGATAAATCGATTGTCGAGTCTAAAAAGCTTTCATTAACCATCTACCCGCAAGAGGCTTACTTTTGTGGTCCTGCATCTTTAGCAACCCTGCTAACGCATCAAAATGTTGAGTTTGTCTATGGCGATGTTGTCGGAACGACTTTTACGCCAGAGCTTTTAGGCTCCTTGCAAATGGAGATGAAAGCGACTGCTAGACGCTACGGACTCATTCCTTATGCACTCAATCCTGGGCTCGCACCCATTTTAAGTGAAGTTTCTAACAATACACCCGTACTGGTTCTGTTCAATCTAGGCCTTACGCCGCTTCCTGCATGGCACTACGCGGTGGTCACAGGTTTTGATAAAGCAGACAAAAAAGTATTTCTCTCCGCACCTAAGGGAGATCAAACATGGATGAGTTTTGATGACTTTGAAATGTTCTCACAACGCGGTGGAAGTTGGGCGATTGTGGCACTGAAACCGCCACTGTTACCTATTGCCTCCAATGAGCCAGCCATGATACGTGCCATTACCGACATGTACGATGTTGGCTACAAAGAGCAAGCGAAACTCTCCGCCATTAACTACGTGGCAACCTATCCTAGCTCAACTTTGGGCTCGGTGATGTTGGCAAATATGTATATGGAGATGCAAGATTATCTTAATGCCACGGCAGAGTATAAACGCGCTCTTGCGCTTAAACCACATGATCCTGTGCTTTTAAATAACCTTGCGCAATCGTTAATGCGAGAAAACAAATTGCGTGAAGCAAAACAGTATGCGCTCGAAGCCGTTGATATTGGTGGCGTCTTTTCGGTGGAATACCAAAAAACCCTCGAAGAGATCAAACGAAGACTGCAAGAGTAA
- the hypA gene encoding hydrogenase maturation nickel metallochaperone HypA, producing MHEYSIVASLIDLCEKEAKKHHAKAIKRLEIRVGRLSGIEVHFLEQCFDTFKEETICHNATLVVELCEVVLLCTSCHEQSVVSENHFICPKCHSEDVSMIGGQELHVKSIEIIEE from the coding sequence ATGCACGAGTATTCCATCGTCGCTTCACTCATTGATTTGTGTGAAAAAGAGGCGAAAAAGCACCATGCTAAGGCGATTAAGCGTCTTGAAATTCGTGTGGGAAGACTTAGCGGCATTGAGGTTCATTTTTTGGAACAGTGTTTTGATACCTTTAAAGAAGAGACCATTTGTCACAATGCGACGCTCGTTGTTGAGCTGTGCGAAGTGGTGCTGTTGTGTACCTCATGTCATGAACAAAGTGTCGTGAGCGAAAACCATTTTATCTGTCCCAAATGTCACAGTGAGGACGTTTCCATGATAGGCGGGCAAGAGTTACATGTAAAAAGTATAGAGATCATAGAGGAATAG
- a CDS encoding response regulator transcription factor, which produces MLDLGVMSCCNRYTVLCVDDEEEFLAYLSSILERYFLKVYSVASVNEAYQIIEEQTIDLIITDLYMPKTNGIDFIKKIRSERSAIAAIFLTACFEKDYLHAAIPLELDAYLVKPVSLEKLFETLQRTIEHIEKRSSKTYTIKGGISFDLCDQVAYETASRKLIDVTQKELALLSLLLKNQHTILSKSVIESYLWEFESAADSSVKTLINKLRKKIGSDAIITHSTIGYSIALEELTV; this is translated from the coding sequence ATGTTAGATCTCGGTGTTATGTCCTGCTGCAATCGTTACACGGTTTTATGCGTCGATGACGAAGAGGAGTTTTTAGCGTATCTCTCTTCCATTCTTGAACGTTATTTTTTAAAGGTCTACTCTGTAGCTTCCGTCAACGAGGCTTATCAAATTATAGAAGAGCAGACGATAGATCTTATTATCACCGATTTGTATATGCCAAAGACCAATGGCATTGATTTTATTAAAAAGATTCGAAGTGAGCGCTCTGCTATCGCAGCTATTTTTTTAACGGCGTGCTTTGAAAAAGATTATTTGCATGCGGCGATTCCTTTGGAGCTCGATGCCTATCTTGTCAAACCTGTCTCGCTCGAAAAGCTTTTTGAAACATTGCAGCGTACCATCGAGCACATTGAAAAACGTTCCTCAAAAACGTACACGATCAAAGGCGGTATTTCGTTTGATTTGTGCGATCAGGTGGCGTATGAAACGGCGAGTCGTAAGCTGATCGATGTGACTCAAAAAGAGCTTGCACTGCTCAGTCTGCTTCTTAAAAACCAGCATACGATTTTAAGCAAAAGTGTCATTGAGAGCTATTTGTGGGAATTTGAATCCGCTGCGGATAGTTCCGTGAAGACATTAATCAACAAACTCAGAAAGAAGATCGGCAGTGACGCTATTATCACGCACAGCACGATTGGATATTCTATCGCTCTTGAGGAGCTTACAGTATGA